In the genome of Thunnus maccoyii chromosome 15, fThuMac1.1, whole genome shotgun sequence, one region contains:
- the LOC121912697 gene encoding uncharacterized protein LOC121912697, with translation MSGTAGSAPPTAVLGLGMDVSEPHQWHQRAAQKSRASVQTYLLTSTVLPPPTAGGSSRGTKTPLRLPSLVAKGPRRRSTMARLSLSEPSLLTPKENIIFEGFSSNRRPNVLQKRPPPPPFWKSSQPRQQQRHQHQVQSCSRSAYIHFSQAIQPSSKPRPVRRHSHNPTLSSEMAQGGFRPLAMQSQAEPLSVVGKPCLLNCSQRPAMATGPGRTQLHVFLPTEAEGEEVDSESVDEGFMDELDSKITSLKLQQGAPKMVGD, from the exons ATGAGTGGCACCGCTGGATCTGCACCCCCGACAGCTGTGCTCGGCCTGGGCATGGACGTCAGTGAGCCCCATCAGTGGCACCAGAGAGCCGCGCAGAAGAGCAGAGCTTCAGTCCAGACCTACCTGCTCACCAGCACTGTGCTCCCGCCACCCACAGCAGGAGGGAGCAGCAGGGGGACCAAGACCCCCCTGAGGCTGCCCTCCCTTGTAGCCAAAGGGCCTCGCAGGCGAAGCACCATGGCTCGTCTCAG CCTCAGTGAGCCATCCCTCCTCACCCCAAAGGAGAACATTATATTTGAGGGATTCTCCAGCAACCGTCGCCCCAATGTTTTACAAAAACGACCCCCACCTCCTCCATTTTGGAAGAGCAGCCAGCCTCGTCAGCAGCAGAGGCACCAGCACCAGGTACAAAGCTGCAGCAGGTCGGCCTATATTCACTTCTCTCAGGCCATCCAGCCCAGCTCCAAGCCAAGACCGGTGAGGCGTCATTCACATAACCCAACCCTGAGCTCAGAGATGGCACAGGGTGGCTTCCGACCTTTAGCGATGCAGTCTCAGGCTGAGCCTCTGTCTGTCGTTGGGAAGCCGTGTCTTCTGAACTGCAGTCAACGCCCTGCCATGGCCACTGGTCCAGGACGCACCCAGCTTCATGTGTTTCTGCCCACTGAGGCggagggagaggaggtggaCAGTGAGTCTGTGGATGAAGGCTTCATGGATGAGTTGGACAGTAAGATAACTTCCCTGAAGCTCCAGCAGGGAGCGCCAAAGATGGTTGGCgactga